From the Clostridiales bacterium genome, the window GCTCTATATAATCTAGCACATACCAAAAACTATGTCAAGGATTTTTATTTGGCGTTATAATTTTGTATTTATATTTTTTAGCCCAATTATTATAAAGTTTTTTATCCAAAAAATCAAACACACAAATATGTCCGATAGCATAATAATGAAATATGAGTAATTGCCATTGTTGTAGTTCGCGTTGTTGTCCGTGTTGTTGTCCGCGCAGGAAAAGACGAAGACGAAGACCAAACCAAGTAAGGTGTTATGTGTTTATATCCTCCAATAATGTCCCAGTAAGAGGAGCGATAGTATCTTGCACATTCTGCGACAGCGGACGGGTAATTTTTAGACGGACGGATATATTCGGGACGGCGGTGTTTAACCTGCCCGACGGTAATTTTTTGTTTAGATGCGAATGCGTGCCTATATTTTTGTCGCCGTCAACGGAGGATTTTTGCGTAACGCTCAACGCTTGCGTTTGCGAGGCCGACCTATTGTTCCCCGCGACTTTTTTGGGCATAAACGCTATTAACCAGCGACCGCTTGCCAACACCCAATCTATCCTTTCCAACCAGCAGTCCATAATCAATAATTATTCAGGATTTATTAACAACCCTCCTAATAACCCGCAAGAATCCCCGCTAAACATCCAAACGCCTATAATAACCCAAACAAGCGTCAAGCCAAGCCAATTTAGCGACTCTGAAATTATCAAAACATCTCAAGATTATATCGAGCCTCAAGACAATATCAAATCGGAATAACCTCAAAATTTCTTAAAATTACATAATTACATAACCGCTAAAACTCATATATTTTTTTGCTTACATAAAAAAATCTAATAAAGGAGTTAAAAATATATGGGTTACAACTACGATGAATATGATTATGGCAAATACGACCATAAAGGTTATGACGACTATGGCGACAAAAAAGACTCCAAGGGTTATGACAGTTATGGTTACGACAAAGGTTGCGACGACAAGAAATTTGACCCTTGCAAATCCAAGTTCCCATGCTGCCATCCTTGCCCTCCAAAACCTCAAAAGCTAGAGTGCTTCTGCTTTGAGAAAAAAGACCATGACCATGACGACAAATTTGACGACAAGGACAAATGCGATAAGTTTGACGGCAAGGACAAATGCGATAAGTTTGACGACCATAAAGATCGCTGCTGCCAAAAAAGATGCTGCTGCTTGTTTAACGTATGCCGATTCTTGCGCTAAGTAAAAAAAACGACCCGACATAATCGGGTCTTACATATTTATTTTTGGCCTTTATTCTTCGTCGTCGTCAAGTTCTTTATCGGCGAAATAGTTATTAAGCTCTTCCACAATCAAATCCACATCAATGTCGTGCGCCGCCGCCGCCTGTTCCAGCGTTTCGCCGCTTGAGATAGGGCAGCCTAAACAATGCATTCCAAAACCGTAAAAAATGGGCGCGACCCCGCTGTCAAGTTTTAGAATTTCATATATGGTCATATCCTTGGTTATAGTCATTTTCTTTAAAATACTCCTTTCAAAAAATTATATTAAATTATAACACACATTGCCAAAATGTAAAGATAATTAGGGGCGCTTTATGTTTTAAAGTCACAAAACGCTTTTATATTATTTGCAAAAAGTTTAATAAAAATGTTATCAAGGCGATTCCGCCCAGCAATCCTAACAAAAATCCTATGACTTTGGGCGCCGAAACAGGCGCCTTGCCCACGGCCTTGCCCGTGCTGCCGTTGATGTATGTATAATATTGTTTTTGTTTATATAGATGGTTGGCGATATAAATGGGCAATAACACATACTTAAATGTCTTATCGTTATACTTGGTAGTGATATTGAGATAGCTCACGACATCGCAATGAAGCGACGCTATGATGCTTGACCTGATATGGTTATTGATGACATTCAGGGCCTCCGCCCAGCCTTCGTTGAGAGATTTTTTGTAATGTTCGGCCGTGTATCCCGCCAGATATTGACGCTTGTATTCCACGCTGTCTTGGGTGTTAAAAGGTTTTAGCTTTTTAAAATCCCTGTCGCTTATTT encodes:
- a CDS encoding DUF1858 domain-containing protein, which gives rise to MTITKDMTIYEILKLDSGVAPIFYGFGMHCLGCPISSGETLEQAAAAHDIDVDLIVEELNNYFADKELDDDEE